From Sardina pilchardus chromosome 9, fSarPil1.1, whole genome shotgun sequence, a single genomic window includes:
- the fndc10 gene encoding uncharacterized protein fndc10: protein MTGLSILAHISFLLLLLCATHAGASLRSWESRSSPGSSSPSSDEGGVSRRAVTSKAASHPNQNNKQNDSSQQGFLNLGTDSAIPKPQESTLSHKIGNTSNSNTSNTTTLTFRSPGRVQDHSGDAGPTCAYRLLEQGGTDRLCFRQTQGHFSCPSTDCERVRSPGGSLVANVFSNGSVLMQWTVQKDRQSANRWSMADRPLHRAHRTAVETQGAGLAGGGQERGAPVTTQPRVPERGVDRQQGGFRLSCWWNGSYTQFECTGVHLGSSCRDYLLSELHENVPYRICLGPIATAGHESIANGDDCVEFSVSPTGMQDIVIAMTTVGGAICVMLVIICLLVAYITENIMSPTTHTHMSHTHH, encoded by the coding sequence ATGACAGGTCTGTCTATATTGGCTCACATCTCCTTTCTCTTACTACTGCTCTGTGCGACCCATGCGGGTGCGTCTCTCCGCAGTTGGGAGTCGCGCTCTTCTCCAGGATCATCATCACCCTCTTCGGATGAAGGAGGCGTGAGTCGCAGGGCAGTGACCTCGAAAGCGGCCTCGCATCCTAACCAGAACAATAAGCAAAACGACAGCAGCCAACAAGGATTCCTCAACCTAGGTACTGACTCAGCCATACCAAAGCCACAGGAAAGCACCCTCAGCCATAAAATTGGAAACACTTCAAACTCcaacaccagcaacaccacCACTCTGACATTCAGATCACCAGGCCGTGTCCAGGACCACTCTGGAGATGCAGGGCCGACATGCGCCTATCGCCTACTGGAGCAGGGCGGCACGGACCGCCTCTGTTTCCGCCAAACTCAAGGCCATTTCAGTTGCCCCAGCACAgactgtgagagagtgaggtcTCCTGGAGGGTCATTGGTGGCCAACGTGTTCTCCAACGGCAGTGTACTGATGCAGTGGACAGTCCAGAAGGACAGACAGTCGGCAAACAGATGGAGTATGGCAGACCGGCCCCTGCACCGTGCCCACCGCACAGCCGTGGAGACTCAAGGTGCTGGCTTGGcaggaggagggcaggagaggggggcACCTGTGACAACCCAGCCTAGAGTCCCAGAGCGCGGGGTGGACAGGCAACAGGGTGGCTTCAGGCTGAGCTGCTGGTGGAACGGCAGCTACACTCAGTTTGAGTGCACGGGAGTCCATCTTGGCTCCAGCTGCAGGGACTACCTGCTGAGCGAGTTGCATGAGAATGTGCCCTACCGCATCTGCCTGGGACCCATTGCGACTGCGGGGCATGAGTCTATTGCCAATGGCGACGACTGTGTGGAGTTCAGCGTCTCTCCCACGGGGATGCAGGACATTGTGATTGCCATGACGACCGTGGGAGGAGCCATCTGTGTGATGCTGGTCATCATCTGTCTGCTGGTGGCATACATCACTGAAAACATCATGagtcctaccacacacacacatatgtcgcacacacaccactag